The proteins below come from a single Chryseobacterium bernardetii genomic window:
- a CDS encoding Ppx/GppA phosphatase family protein — protein MKIAAIDIGSNAARLLINEVKINNKKPEFIKLNLLRIPLRLGMDVFTVGKIGPEREKMVIDSMKIFSDLMKIYKVDHYRACATSAMRDAANGNEIIRQVQEASGINIEIISGDEEATLIYENHVAEGLDKEFAYLYIDVGGGSTELTFYENGKMVYERSFNIGTIRLLNNLVTLDNWKEMKEEIKKNIVSKKPIVAIGSGGNINKVFSMSKTKDGKPMSLSHLKKAHKEFSELSVEERMTKYSLREDRADVLVHALSIFNNVMAWSDINKIFVPKISVADGLIQNIYSQLQHKK, from the coding sequence ATGAAGATAGCAGCAATAGACATAGGAAGTAATGCAGCCAGACTTCTCATCAATGAAGTAAAGATAAACAATAAAAAGCCGGAATTCATCAAGCTCAATCTTCTCAGGATCCCATTGAGATTGGGTATGGATGTATTTACCGTTGGAAAAATAGGTCCTGAAAGAGAAAAAATGGTCATAGATTCTATGAAGATCTTTAGTGATCTGATGAAAATCTATAAAGTGGATCATTACAGAGCCTGTGCAACGAGTGCCATGCGTGATGCAGCCAATGGTAATGAAATCATCAGGCAGGTACAGGAAGCTTCCGGTATCAATATTGAAATTATTTCAGGAGACGAAGAAGCTACCTTAATTTACGAAAACCATGTTGCTGAAGGTCTTGACAAAGAATTTGCCTACTTGTATATTGATGTAGGCGGAGGTTCTACAGAGCTTACCTTCTACGAAAATGGTAAAATGGTGTATGAAAGATCTTTCAATATCGGAACAATCCGTCTTCTCAACAATCTTGTTACCTTGGATAACTGGAAAGAAATGAAGGAAGAGATCAAAAAGAATATTGTCAGTAAAAAGCCAATTGTGGCTATCGGATCGGGAGGAAACATCAACAAAGTGTTCTCTATGAGCAAAACCAAAGACGGGAAACCAATGTCTTTATCTCATCTGAAAAAGGCTCACAAAGAGTTCAGCGAGCTTTCTGTGGAAGAAAGAATGACAAAATACAGCCTTAGAGAAGACAGAGCCGATGTATTGGTTCATGCTTTAAGTATTTTCAATAATGTAATGGCCTGGTCGGATATCAATAAAATTTTTGTTCCGAAAATTTCTGTAGCAGATGGTTTGATCCAAAATATTTACAGCCAGTTACAACACAAGAAATAG
- a CDS encoding helix-turn-helix domain-containing protein — MGFSKLKIPRVCEHCSKPFEAKTVTSRFCSTSCNNKALKAKKKLEKEKLEKEILLQKYKNKIAEVQTREFISVAEATVMFGISKDTIHRYIKRGIITGTNLGTRLTRVKRSDLEALFSAVEMPEKKEIVVEKPNFEVGNCYTISEISSKFHADPGTVTNLIKRNKIPTKKVGSFVYVPKNLIDKIFDGK, encoded by the coding sequence ATGGGATTTAGTAAATTAAAAATACCGAGGGTCTGTGAGCATTGCTCAAAACCTTTTGAAGCAAAGACAGTTACAAGTCGTTTTTGTTCTACTTCTTGTAACAATAAAGCATTAAAGGCAAAGAAGAAACTTGAAAAAGAAAAACTTGAAAAAGAAATTCTTTTACAAAAATATAAAAACAAGATTGCTGAGGTACAAACAAGGGAATTTATTTCTGTTGCTGAAGCTACAGTTATGTTTGGAATATCTAAAGATACCATTCACAGGTATATAAAAAGAGGAATAATTACTGGAACTAACTTAGGAACAAGACTGACTCGTGTGAAGCGATCAGATTTGGAAGCTTTGTTTTCAGCCGTTGAAATGCCAGAGAAAAAAGAAATAGTAGTTGAGAAACCCAATTTTGAAGTTGGTAATTGCTACACAATTTCCGAAATTAGTTCAAAATTCCATGCTGATCCAGGAACCGTAACAAACCTTATTAAAAGAAACAAAATTCCGACAAAAAAAGTTGGAAGTTTCGTATATGTGCCTAAAAATTTAATCGATAAAATTTTTGACGGAAAATGA
- a CDS encoding NifU family protein, protein METNITHEDTVTRVMEALESIRPFLNKDGGDIELIDVKDNQVFVKLLGNCSGCSLNFSTLKLGVENTIKQHAPEIEKVVNVE, encoded by the coding sequence ATGGAAACAAACATAACGCACGAAGATACAGTAACAAGAGTAATGGAAGCTCTGGAAAGCATCAGGCCGTTTTTGAATAAAGACGGTGGTGACATTGAGCTTATTGACGTGAAGGATAATCAGGTTTTTGTAAAACTTCTTGGTAACTGTTCCGGATGCTCGTTGAATTTTTCAACCTTGAAATTAGGGGTGGAAAACACAATCAAGCAACATGCACCGGAAATTGAGAAAGTAGTAAACGTAGAGTAA
- the ppk1 gene encoding polyphosphate kinase 1 has protein sequence MSLHFNPRDITWLAFNERVLQEAMDEKVPLHLRIRFLGIFSNNLDEFFRVRVAGLKRAMDFKEKVIAESFYQPPSKILQRINEVVMRQQLNFDKTWKKIQSEMADHKVFIKNAKNLTAPQKDFVRKYFDEVVESNVIPILLHENTPMPYLRDKSLYLGVAMRKKDWQYSSNYAIIEIPSRFVGRFVLLPTEDPEEKNVMLLEDVITFNLPHIFSYFGYDEFAANAFKVTKDAELDLDNDIRTNFAEKIEKGLKNRRKGKPTRFVFDKDMDKALLELLIRKLNLTKKDSIIPGGKIHNFKHFMDFPDVFEKYERPVERTSFTHQAFEHGERVTDVIMKEDVLLTFPYHKYNPVIDLLREAAMDPDVKSIQITAYRLASNSKIINALIYAARNGKEVTVMLELQARFDEESNLEWKDMLEPEGITVLVGLPGKKVHAKLCVIKKRAHNKTIQYGFVSTGNFNEKTARIYGDHLLLTSDRGIMADINKVFNVLKKPKDDYLPVLKTCKNLLVCPQFMREKIVHHIDKEIEEAKAGRKAEIIVKVNSLSDRSLIEKLYDAAKVGVTIRLIVRGIYCAVNQKEFKEKIKAISIVDEYLEHARVMYFYNKGSEDMYISSADWMTRNLDYRIEAAAKITDKNLKKELKDILDIQLRDNVKARILDKKLSNEYIRNDKKECRSQIETYKYLKAKTSEK, from the coding sequence ATGTCATTACACTTTAATCCACGAGATATTACATGGTTAGCCTTTAATGAAAGGGTTTTACAGGAAGCCATGGATGAAAAAGTTCCTCTGCATTTAAGAATACGTTTTCTGGGAATCTTCTCCAACAATCTGGATGAGTTCTTCCGGGTACGTGTTGCCGGATTAAAGCGCGCCATGGATTTTAAGGAAAAGGTAATTGCCGAATCCTTTTATCAGCCACCTTCCAAAATTCTTCAGCGAATTAATGAAGTGGTGATGAGACAACAGCTGAATTTTGATAAGACCTGGAAAAAAATCCAGTCTGAAATGGCTGACCATAAAGTTTTTATCAAGAATGCCAAAAACCTGACAGCTCCCCAAAAAGATTTTGTCAGAAAATACTTTGACGAAGTAGTGGAATCTAATGTGATCCCTATTCTTCTTCACGAAAATACTCCAATGCCCTACCTGAGAGATAAAAGCCTTTATCTTGGAGTAGCCATGAGGAAAAAAGACTGGCAGTATTCAAGCAACTATGCCATCATTGAAATTCCGTCCCGGTTTGTAGGACGATTTGTATTGCTTCCAACTGAAGATCCGGAAGAAAAAAATGTAATGCTTCTGGAAGATGTAATTACCTTCAATTTACCACATATTTTCTCATATTTCGGATATGATGAGTTTGCGGCTAATGCATTTAAAGTAACTAAAGATGCAGAACTGGATCTGGATAATGACATCCGTACCAATTTTGCAGAAAAAATAGAAAAAGGACTTAAAAACCGTAGAAAAGGGAAGCCCACCCGGTTTGTTTTCGATAAAGATATGGACAAGGCTTTGCTGGAACTCCTTATCAGAAAACTGAACTTAACCAAGAAAGACAGTATTATCCCGGGAGGAAAGATCCATAACTTTAAACATTTCATGGACTTCCCTGATGTTTTTGAAAAATATGAAAGACCTGTAGAAAGAACTTCTTTTACCCATCAGGCTTTTGAACATGGAGAACGGGTGACAGATGTTATTATGAAGGAAGATGTACTGCTTACTTTTCCTTATCATAAATACAATCCGGTGATTGATCTTCTGCGTGAAGCAGCAATGGATCCGGATGTAAAATCTATACAGATTACTGCTTACAGGCTGGCCAGCAACTCAAAGATCATCAATGCACTGATCTATGCGGCCAGAAACGGTAAGGAAGTAACGGTAATGCTCGAACTTCAGGCAAGATTTGATGAAGAATCCAATCTGGAGTGGAAAGATATGCTGGAGCCGGAAGGGATCACTGTTCTGGTAGGCCTTCCGGGCAAAAAAGTTCATGCCAAGCTTTGCGTGATCAAAAAGAGAGCACATAACAAAACCATTCAGTACGGATTTGTAAGCACAGGAAATTTCAATGAGAAAACAGCAAGAATTTATGGTGATCATTTGCTTCTCACTTCTGACCGGGGTATTATGGCAGACATCAATAAAGTGTTCAATGTATTGAAAAAACCAAAAGATGATTACCTTCCGGTTTTGAAAACTTGTAAAAATTTATTAGTTTGCCCTCAATTTATGCGTGAAAAGATTGTTCACCATATTGATAAGGAAATTGAAGAAGCTAAAGCCGGGAGAAAAGCCGAGATCATTGTTAAAGTTAATTCATTAAGTGACAGATCATTAATTGAAAAACTGTATGATGCTGCCAAAGTGGGTGTAACCATCAGGCTTATTGTAAGAGGAATCTACTGTGCCGTTAATCAAAAAGAATTTAAAGAGAAAATTAAGGCTATCAGTATTGTAGACGAATATCTGGAACATGCCAGAGTAATGTATTTCTACAATAAAGGCTCAGAAGATATGTATATTTCTTCTGCCGACTGGATGACCAGAAACCTTGATTACAGAATTGAAGCTGCAGCCAAAATAACTGACAAAAACCTTAAAAAAGAATTAAAAGACATTCTTGATATCCAACTCAGAGATAATGTAAAAGCAAGGATCTTAGATAAAAAACTAAGCAATGAGTACATAAGGAATGATAAAAAAGAATGCAGATCACAAATAGAAACCTATAAGTATTTAAAGGCTAAAACAAGCGAAAAATGA
- a CDS encoding porin family protein has product MKKTILIGFLALSTSISAQIKSKYGLSAGLNISGFSGSDKPDGFSSKAGFHIGGFLWNYLSDKISIDAELYYSQMGAKFETIVPTVDNTTFTLTGKVKYDYIRLPVLFDYHPTEEFSIALGPEIGVLLKNKVEYNKVINGSTTSNPKNVQQFDAGLKAKIQYIFAKHYLASVGYYLGMTRVYKNTEVYLQNSILIQEAPKIYNSNFGISIGYVF; this is encoded by the coding sequence ATGAAAAAAACAATATTAATAGGCTTTCTGGCACTATCAACCTCAATCTCTGCCCAAATCAAATCTAAATATGGACTTTCTGCCGGATTGAACATCAGTGGTTTTTCTGGTTCAGATAAACCCGATGGATTTTCTTCTAAAGCCGGATTTCATATAGGAGGGTTTTTATGGAACTACCTGTCTGATAAAATCTCCATAGATGCCGAACTGTATTATTCTCAGATGGGAGCTAAGTTTGAAACTATTGTTCCAACTGTAGATAATACTACATTTACTCTTACAGGAAAAGTAAAATATGATTACATTAGACTTCCTGTTCTTTTTGATTACCATCCAACAGAAGAGTTTTCTATTGCATTAGGTCCTGAAATTGGAGTTTTATTAAAGAATAAAGTAGAATATAATAAGGTCATTAACGGATCCACTACAAGTAATCCTAAAAACGTACAGCAATTTGATGCAGGTTTGAAAGCAAAAATTCAATATATTTTTGCAAAACATTATCTGGCTTCTGTAGGTTATTATCTTGGAATGACAAGAGTGTATAAAAATACTGAGGTCTATCTGCAAAATTCAATCCTGATACAGGAAGCACCTAAGATTTATAACTCTAATTTTGGAATATCTATAGGTTATGTTTTCTAG
- a CDS encoding DUF3060 domain-containing protein, with protein sequence MKSIKKVGIIAILLLGTGTLFSQSRKTESTKGVEQTNGKTIQVDGVGHKLNYTLNGGNVEVAGGDNTVTVKGSAKKISVSGTGNKVYIDNVDNVAIEGGSNTVYYRASGTKSGKPNASLTGVGNKVVKQ encoded by the coding sequence ATGAAAAGCATTAAAAAAGTAGGTATTATAGCTATTCTGCTACTGGGCACAGGAACTCTATTTTCTCAATCCAGAAAAACGGAATCTACAAAAGGAGTAGAACAAACAAATGGCAAAACAATACAGGTAGACGGTGTAGGACATAAACTTAATTATACTCTTAACGGTGGAAATGTAGAAGTTGCCGGAGGTGATAATACAGTAACCGTTAAAGGAAGTGCAAAAAAGATTTCAGTTTCCGGAACTGGCAACAAGGTATACATTGATAATGTGGATAATGTAGCTATAGAAGGTGGCAGCAATACAGTATATTACAGAGCTTCAGGAACAAAATCAGGAAAGCCTAATGCTTCGCTTACCGGAGTGGGAAATAAGGTGGTAAAACAATAA
- a CDS encoding NAD-dependent epimerase/dehydratase family protein, with protein MNPIKIILTGATGMVGEGVLMECLENPNVSEILSISRKPSGKKHPKLKEYLVPDFLSLDINDENLKGYDACFFCAGISSVGMNEEDYTKITHDTTLHFAKAVLNQNPEIIFSYVSGAGTDSTESEKLMWARVKGRTENTLKKVNFKGIYNFRPGFMKPVNGQINVKWFFKPFIWFFPTFLPSKSLTLHEVGKAMINTVKKGYPSSTLEIRDIKNLAI; from the coding sequence ATGAATCCAATCAAAATAATCCTTACCGGAGCTACTGGGATGGTAGGTGAAGGCGTTTTAATGGAATGTCTTGAAAATCCTAATGTTTCCGAAATACTAAGTATCAGCAGAAAACCCTCAGGGAAAAAACATCCAAAACTTAAAGAATATCTTGTTCCGGACTTTTTATCCCTTGATATAAATGATGAAAACCTGAAAGGTTATGATGCCTGTTTCTTTTGTGCCGGAATAAGCAGTGTGGGCATGAATGAAGAAGATTATACCAAAATCACTCATGACACTACTTTACATTTTGCAAAAGCGGTTTTAAACCAAAATCCTGAAATAATATTCAGCTATGTGTCCGGTGCAGGTACAGACAGCACAGAAAGTGAAAAACTAATGTGGGCAAGGGTAAAAGGCAGAACTGAAAATACTTTGAAGAAGGTGAACTTCAAAGGCATTTACAATTTCAGACCTGGATTTATGAAACCTGTTAACGGTCAGATCAATGTAAAATGGTTCTTCAAACCTTTTATTTGGTTTTTTCCTACTTTTTTACCTTCAAAATCATTAACTTTACATGAAGTTGGAAAAGCTATGATCAATACCGTAAAAAAAGGGTATCCTTCTTCAACTTTAGAAATTCGTGATATTAAAAATTTAGCAATATGA
- a CDS encoding Mrp/NBP35 family ATP-binding protein produces MLTKEKVQEFLKEIEVDDLVNNLQIMGNDVYIDMTAHSPAMHEKKKLEAAMKQAFASEFGEDIHLKLKIVSPEPSEIQQSQIKGKQIPGIQNIIAIASGKGGVGKSTVSANMAVTLAKMGFKVGLLDADIYGPSVPTMFDTEGAKPISVEVNGKSMMKPIENYGVKMLSIGYFSGANQAVVWRGPMASKALNQMIRDAAWGELDFLLIDLPPGTGDIHLSIIQEVPVTGAVIVSTPQHVALADVRKGIAMFQMESINIPVLGLIENMAYFTPEELPENKYYIFGNQGAQYLAEDLGIPVLGEIPLIQSIREAGDVGRPAALQENSKIAEIYTETARKMVESLVERNKNLPPTEAVKISTMAGCSPKAK; encoded by the coding sequence ATGTTGACTAAAGAAAAGGTTCAGGAATTCCTTAAAGAAATAGAAGTAGATGACTTGGTGAATAATCTTCAGATTATGGGTAATGACGTTTATATTGACATGACCGCCCATTCACCTGCAATGCATGAAAAGAAAAAGCTGGAAGCGGCTATGAAGCAGGCTTTTGCCAGTGAGTTTGGAGAAGACATTCATTTAAAACTTAAAATTGTTTCTCCGGAACCTAGTGAAATTCAGCAAAGTCAGATCAAAGGAAAACAAATTCCCGGGATTCAAAATATTATTGCTATTGCTTCAGGTAAAGGAGGAGTAGGGAAATCTACAGTTTCTGCAAATATGGCAGTAACTTTAGCTAAAATGGGTTTTAAAGTAGGATTACTGGATGCAGATATCTACGGACCATCAGTTCCAACTATGTTCGATACAGAGGGGGCAAAACCAATTTCTGTAGAAGTGAACGGAAAGAGTATGATGAAACCTATTGAAAATTATGGAGTGAAAATGCTTTCTATCGGATATTTCTCAGGAGCTAACCAGGCGGTGGTATGGAGAGGCCCAATGGCTTCAAAAGCATTAAACCAAATGATCAGAGATGCTGCATGGGGAGAATTGGATTTCTTATTAATAGACCTTCCTCCGGGAACAGGTGACATTCACTTATCCATCATCCAGGAAGTACCTGTAACAGGAGCTGTGATTGTAAGTACACCTCAACATGTTGCTTTGGCAGACGTAAGAAAAGGGATTGCCATGTTCCAGATGGAAAGCATCAATATTCCGGTTCTTGGATTAATAGAAAACATGGCGTATTTTACACCGGAAGAACTTCCTGAGAATAAATATTATATCTTTGGAAACCAGGGAGCACAATATCTGGCTGAAGATCTTGGAATTCCGGTATTGGGAGAGATTCCACTGATTCAAAGCATCAGAGAAGCGGGAGACGTAGGAAGACCGGCTGCCCTTCAGGAAAATTCTAAAATTGCAGAAATTTATACTGAAACGGCAAGAAAAATGGTAGAAAGCTTGGTTGAAAGAAACAAAAATCTTCCACCAACTGAGGCTGTGAAGATCTCTACTATGGCAGGTTGTTCGCCAAAAGCAAAATAA
- the dnaK gene encoding molecular chaperone DnaK, translated as MSKIIGIDLGTTNSCVAVMEGKDPVVIPNAEGKRTTPSIVAFTEDGERKVGDPAKRQAVTNPTKTVYSIKRFIGTHFKEDAAEISRVPYKVVAGPNDTVKVKIDDREYTPQEISAMTLQKMKKTAEDYLGQEVTRAVITVPAYFNDAQRQATKEAGEIAGLKVERIINEPTAAALAYGLDKNHKDQKIAVYDLGGGTFDISILDLGDGVFEVLSTNGDTHLGGDDFDDVIINWMADEFKAEEGVDLKADAIALQRLKEAAEKAKIELSSSPQTEINLPYITATATGPKHLVKTLTKAKFEQLSADLVRRSMEPVAKALKDAGLSTSDIDEVILVGGSTRIPIIQEEVEKFFGKKPSKGVNPDEVVAIGAAIQGGVLTGDVKDVLLLDVTPLSLGIETMGSVFTKLIEANTTIPTKKSEVFSTASDNQPAVSIRVGQGERPMFNDNKEIGRFDLTDIPPAPRGVPQIEVTFDIDANGILSVSAKDKGTGKEQSIKIQASSGLSDEEIERMKKEAQENSAADAKRKEEVEIFNKADGLIFQTEKQLKEFGEKLSADKKAAIEAAHAELKTAFEAKNADDVKAKTEALDAAWMAASEELYAAGQQPGADAGAQNAGANNAGGDDVQDADFEEVK; from the coding sequence ATGAGTAAAATAATTGGAATTGACTTAGGAACAACCAACTCTTGTGTTGCTGTAATGGAGGGTAAAGACCCTGTTGTTATTCCTAACGCAGAAGGAAAAAGAACTACTCCATCTATTGTGGCATTTACAGAAGACGGAGAAAGAAAAGTAGGAGATCCTGCAAAAAGACAGGCTGTAACGAATCCAACTAAAACAGTTTACTCTATCAAAAGATTCATCGGTACACACTTCAAAGAAGATGCTGCTGAGATCTCAAGAGTACCTTATAAAGTTGTTGCAGGTCCAAACGATACTGTAAAAGTAAAAATTGACGACAGAGAATATACACCACAGGAAATTTCTGCAATGACTCTTCAGAAAATGAAGAAAACTGCTGAAGATTACCTTGGCCAGGAAGTAACAAGAGCGGTAATTACTGTTCCTGCATACTTTAACGACGCACAAAGACAAGCTACTAAAGAGGCTGGAGAAATTGCTGGTCTTAAAGTAGAAAGAATTATCAACGAACCTACAGCTGCAGCGTTAGCTTACGGACTTGACAAGAACCACAAAGACCAAAAAATCGCAGTTTATGACCTTGGAGGTGGTACTTTTGATATTTCTATCCTTGATTTAGGTGATGGTGTATTTGAAGTGTTATCTACAAATGGTGATACCCACTTAGGAGGTGATGACTTTGATGATGTGATCATTAACTGGATGGCTGATGAGTTCAAAGCTGAAGAAGGTGTAGATTTAAAAGCTGACGCAATTGCTCTTCAAAGATTGAAAGAAGCTGCTGAAAAAGCAAAAATCGAGTTATCTTCTTCTCCACAAACTGAGATCAACTTACCTTATATCACAGCTACAGCTACAGGTCCTAAGCACTTAGTGAAGACTTTAACTAAAGCTAAATTCGAGCAACTATCTGCGGATCTGGTAAGAAGATCTATGGAACCGGTTGCTAAAGCATTAAAAGATGCTGGCTTATCAACTTCTGATATCGATGAGGTAATCTTGGTTGGAGGTTCTACAAGAATCCCGATTATCCAGGAGGAAGTAGAAAAATTCTTCGGTAAAAAACCATCTAAAGGAGTTAACCCGGATGAGGTTGTAGCTATTGGTGCAGCTATCCAGGGAGGTGTATTAACAGGAGACGTAAAAGACGTATTACTTCTTGACGTTACACCACTTTCTTTAGGTATTGAAACTATGGGGTCTGTATTCACTAAATTAATTGAAGCGAATACTACAATCCCAACTAAAAAATCTGAAGTATTCTCTACAGCTTCTGACAACCAGCCGGCTGTAAGCATCAGAGTAGGACAGGGTGAAAGACCAATGTTCAACGATAACAAGGAAATCGGTAGATTCGACCTTACAGATATTCCACCAGCACCAAGAGGAGTTCCTCAAATTGAAGTAACTTTCGATATTGATGCTAACGGTATCCTAAGTGTATCTGCTAAAGATAAAGGAACTGGTAAAGAACAATCTATCAAAATTCAGGCTTCTTCAGGTCTTTCTGACGAAGAAATCGAAAGAATGAAGAAAGAAGCTCAGGAAAACTCTGCAGCAGATGCTAAGAGAAAAGAAGAAGTTGAAATCTTCAACAAAGCTGACGGATTGATCTTCCAGACTGAAAAGCAATTAAAAGAATTCGGTGAGAAACTTTCTGCTGACAAAAAAGCAGCAATTGAAGCAGCTCATGCAGAATTAAAAACTGCTTTCGAAGCTAAAAATGCTGATGATGTTAAAGCTAAAACTGAAGCATTAGATGCAGCATGGATGGCCGCTTCTGAAGAATTATATGCAGCTGGTCAACAGCCGGGTGCAGATGCAGGTGCTCAAAACGCTGGCGCAAACAACGCCGGAGGTGATGATGTACAGGATGCAGACTTTGAAGAAGTCAAATAA